One genomic segment of Oreochromis aureus strain Israel breed Guangdong linkage group 9, ZZ_aureus, whole genome shotgun sequence includes these proteins:
- the LOC116318361 gene encoding immune-associated nucleotide-binding protein 9-like, giving the protein MLQFFTQLNDVVKMKETNMRTDYNPESQHQMDMKGGRFSNNTYEDPMMTSKRKCTITNVNLVLVGMAGTGKSASANSILGREAFLSTSSSSSVTTECQVEQREMNGIHVRVIDTPDIFDDEMPSSVRDKHVKRCKKLCESKPCVIVLVMHVSRFTDGERDILKKLEKAFGSKVREKTVILFTRGDDLKHARMSLDDFLHRCQPALKEIIQKCGNRCVLFENMSHSCQVEKLMNLAIALSKQ; this is encoded by the exons ATGCTGCAGTTTTTCACTCAGCTGAACGATGTGGTGAAAATGAAAGAGACAAATATGAG AACTGATTACAACCCTGAGTCACAACATCAAATGGATATGAAAG GTGGCAGATTTAGCAACAACACCTATGAGGACCCTATGATGACTTCAAAAA GAAAGTGCACCATCACCAATGTGAACCTTGTTCTGGTGGGAATGGCAGGCACTGGAAAGAGTGCAAGTGCAAACTCCATTCTTGGGAGGGAAGCTTTCCTGTCCACATCCAGTTCATCTTCAGTCACCACAGAATGTCAGGTGgaacaaagagaaatgaatgGCATACATGTGCGTGTGATTGATACTCCAGACATCTTTGATGATGAAATGCCATCATCAGTTAGGGACAAACATGTAAAACGGTGCAAAAAGCTTTGCGAGTCAAAACCTTGTGTGATTGTACTTGTGATGCATGTGAGCAGATTCACAGATGGTGAGAGAGACATACTAAAAAAGTTAGAAAAAGCTTTTGGGAGCAAAGTTAGAGAAAAAACTGTTATACTGTTCACCCGAGGCGATGACTTGAAGCATGCACGAATGAGCCTGGATGATTTTCTGCATCGCTGCCAACCTGCTCTGAAGGAAATAATTCAAAAGTGTGGCAACAGGTGTGTCCTCTTTGAGAACATGTCACATTCATGCCAAGTGGAAAAATTAATGAACCTAGCAATCGCTTTGTCAAAACAGTAG
- the LOC120441922 gene encoding uncharacterized protein LOC120441922: MFKKLFSVKKRKAKELHKVKNEPPSQRSAEAGEENRSHGEDMEDPVGGACCSVPRRPSQILPDNSPVLGSRLFPYRTWSSSRLSPRIKLNSHHCNIGDDEVMEKETVIWRSKPLAASLPDMRLKEFTPGITADGSDDKTYLFQCSCAGLYQCSVTGLVFVMKGEGEVVYRTVPWYMRLLTQHHKKPAGPLFDIRCQQQSVCQLHLPHSEIISTGGGQFLQVTEVNDEGIEFITPHQITKTHVVVNITGFSYYGIVNNEDSPPDPVQALVLLFYKPPVDPDPRSVLSVLLVPRNIKIQDVKEKRRELIGEETYIDIPSKCNLHPKQLYSLSTVPDDGLIVVQPSETVFDDVSLDNPVPSFQVIFNRLISNINLSLTHQSSSSCVWESEVCLLPNRMRSMILSSNKKLLKVRSLFIDKISEPVLNSLLDKLLEKNVITDAEREAADAKKKRRKIACFVFDTVRRKGEDAILEMIESLCELDSFLCRNLGLL, translated from the coding sequence ATGTTTAAGAAACTTTTTTcagtgaagaaaagaaaagcgaAAGAATTGCATAAAGTCAAAAATGAACCACCCAGTCAAAGATCTGCAGAAGCAGGAGAAGAAAATCGCTCACATGGTGAAGACATGGAGGATCCTGTAGGAGGAGCCTGCTGCTCAGTTCCCAGAAGGCCATCTCAAATCCTACCGGACAACTCTCCTGTCTTGGGATCACGTCTCTTCCCATACAGAACATGGTCCTCTTCTAGGCTGTCTCCACGCATTAAATTAAATAGTCATCACTGCAATATCGGTGATGATGAAGTTATGGAGAAAGAAACTGTTATATGGCGATCCAAACCATTAGCAGCAAGCTTACCTGACATGAGGTTAAAGGAGTTTACACCGGGCATCACTGCTGATGGGTCTGATGATAAAACCTACCTGTTCCAGTGCTCCTGTGCAGGCCTGTACCAGTGCAGTGTGACCGGCCTGGTGTTTGTCATGAAGGGAGAAGGAGAAGTGGTTTACAGGACTGTCCCTTGGTACATGAGGCTGCTGACCCAACACCACAAGAAGCCTGCAGGACCCCTGTTTGACATCAGATGTCAGCAGCAGTCTGTGTGTCAGCTTCATCTCCCACACAGTGAGATCATCTCCACAGGTGGAGGTCAGTTCTTGCAGGTCACTGAGGTGAATGATGAGGGCATCGAGTTCATCACCCCTCACCAGATAACAAAAACTCACGTTGTTGTAAACATCACAGGCTTTTCTTATTACGGCATTGTCAATAATGAAGACTCTCCCCCTGACCCAGTCCAAGCTTTGGTTCTGCTCTTCTACAAACCCCCAGTTGATCCTGATCCCAGGTCTGTCCTCAGTGTGTTGTTGGTGCCGAGGAACATCAAGATCCAAGATGTCAAAGAGAAGAGGAGGGAATTAATTGGAGAagagacatacatagacataccCTCTAAATGCAATCTGCATCCAAAGCAGCTTTACTCTCTTTCCACCGTTCCTGATGATGGCCTGATTGTAGTTCAACCAAGTGAAACAGTGTTTGATGACGTGTCCCTTGACAATCCTGTCCCATCCTTCCAAGTGATTTTTAATAGACTCATTAGCAATATTAACCTGAGTCTGACACACCAGAGCAGCTCCAGCTGTGTCTGGGAAAGTGAGGTTTGTCTTTTGCCCAACAGAATGAGAAGCATGATTCTCTCTTCAAATAAGAAGCTGTTAAAAGTACGGAGCTTGTTCATTGATAAGATATCAGAACCTGTTCTCAACAGTCTGCTCGACAAACTGCTGGAGAAAAATGTGATAACTGATGCTGAGAGGGAGGCAGCAGatgcaaagaaaaagagaaggaaaatagcttgttttgttttcgaTACTGTGAGGAGGAAAGGTGAAGATGCCATTTTAGAAATGATTGAGTCTCTTTGTGAGCTCGATTCCTTCCTCTGCAGGAATCTTGGGTTGCTATGA